The genomic window TGCACGATTGGCGGCAGCATGCCGAGCAAAATCTCCGCCTGAGGACCCGCGAGCGCAAAATGGCCGCCAAGCACCGTCACCCCGGTGCCGTCGTTGAGCTTCACCAGCGCGCCCTCTTCGGCGCCAAGAAAGTGGCGCCGCCAATCGTCCGGGGGCAGGCTCAGGTCACTGGCGATTTGAAACGGCCGGCCTCGCGGCAGCATGAAGCAATCACCCTTCTGTAGAAACACAGGCTCGCCCGCGCCTTCCACAGCGATCCAGCATGCGCCGGCGGTTACGGCGTAGCATTTGATGGCCTCATGGGCGTCAAAGCCGATCGACCAACTCCCACCGGCTTCGAAGCCGCCCACGAGATAGCTTCGCAATCGCAGGAACGAGATGATATCGGATAACGGGTCCATCCTGGATGATCTCCAATAAAAATAGGATTTTGGCGCATAGCTCGTCTGAAGTCGACTGCCTATAACTGGATGCTCTCGCGGTTCAGCGATCATTTGCACAAGGAGATCGGCTTTGACCTTCGAGATATTGGCGCTCGTCATGACAATCGCGTGCATCGTTCTCGGCGCCCGCTTCTTCTTCTTCGGCGGAACCGTGCTCAAGGAGTGGGGGCTCGAGAGCACGACTGGCGCGCTCATCCTGTTTCGCCGGATGGGCCTGATGTATCTCGGCCTGGCCCTGATGTTTTTCCTCGGCAGAACGGCCGCCCCCTCCGAGATCCGCTCAGTGGTGTGCCTGCTCATGGGCGGAACGGCCATATTGCTTGCATGTCTTGGTCTCTACGAGTTCCTGGCTCGGCGTGTCAGTGCGGGCATTTTTCGTTCGGTCGTCGCGGAGGCGGTGCTTGGGGCAGCCTTTATCTGGGTTTGGTGGATGGGGTAATGAACTCAGTGAGTTTCGCACTACCCGTCGATTTCGAGGCCGCACAAATCGGGAAGAAACGCTCATGAAGCGCATCCAATATTTCAAGTATGGCAACCCGGAAGAGCTTGCGCTCGTCGATGTGGATCGGCCGAAACCCGGACGCGGCCAGATTCTGGTTCAAGTCAAGGCCGCATCAGTCAACCCGATGGACTGGAAGATCCGGCGCGGAGAAATGAAAATGCTGTCCGGTTCGCAGTTTCCGCGCGGCCTGGGCCATGATTTCGCCGGCATTGTCGAAGCCGTGGGCCCCGACGTCGATCAATTCAGGCGGGGCGATGAAGTCTTCGGCGCCACCACCATCCGGCAAGCCGGCGCTTTCGCGGAATATGTCGTTGCGGACACAAACACCGTTGGGCTGAAGCCGTCCAATGTCACTTTCGAGCAGGCGGCGACCATGACCGTTGTCGGTTCAGCAGCCTGGATCGGACTTATCGCAAAGGCGAAACTGAGAGCCGGCCAATCCGTGCTCATCACCGGGTGTCTGGGAGGCGTGGGGCGCTCGGCGGTGCAGATCGCACGCATGCAAGGCGCAATCGTCACCGGCAGTTGTCGTGCATCCGGACGCGAGGACGCTCAGGCGCTGGGCGTAAGCGAGGTTATCGACTACCACGCCTTCGATATCGGGTCCTATCGACGCCGGTTCGATGTCATTTTTGATACCGCAGGCGCGCTATCGCTGCGCCAGTGTGGCGCGATGCTTAAGAAGGGCGGCATGTCACTGCACATCGTCCCCACGCCCGCCAAGATGATCGGCTGCCTGCTTTCATCGCGACATCACCTCGTGTTCGCCAATCCCACCCCCGAGAGCTTCGCGGGCATTTCCGAAGCGGCCGAGCAAGGCAATCTCGCCCCGGTGATTGGTCGTGTCGTACCGCTGTCAGAAGCGATCCCGGCCATCATTGAGCTCGAAAAGACGGGCAACCCCAAAGGAAAGCTGGTGATTGCTCCCATGGAGTAGACCTGGTCGCCGAGGCCGGGAGGATTGAACCCGATAGCACGGACGCGAACCAGGGCTTTATCCGACTTCGGCATGGCTTTTAGCGCATCTTCGTATTGCAGGACTTCCGGGCTGCCGAAGGCGTGGATTCAGACAGCTCTCATTGTTTCATTCGACATGGCTTTGTCCTTTCAAGGCAAGCGTGCTACAGCTGGAGCACTGCCCCGCATTATGTGGAGCGATGCCCCGTTTAAACGGCGCGCCGCTCCACTTGTCAAGTGATATCATGAGATCAGACGCCCGAAAGAACTACGACCACATCCTCGCCGTCGCCCGCGACCTTCTTTCCGGGGAGGGCGCCGACGCGTCGCTGCGGGACATTGCCCGCAAGGCCGGTGTTGGCGATGGAACGCTTCATCGCCATTTTCCCACGCGCGAAGCCTTGCTGGAGGCCTTGCTCCGCACGCGCTTCGACGCGTTGAGCGCGAGGGCCGGCGAACTGGCACGGTGCGAACAAGCTGACGAGGCGCTGTTAAGCTGGCTGCGCGAGGCGATCGTGGTGACGCACAGCTACAAGGGTGTCATCGCGCCGATGGTGGCCGCGATCGCCGACGAAAATTCCGCCCTGCATTCCTCATGCGTCGATCTGCGCCACGCGGGAGCAACGCTTCTGCAACGGGCGCAAGCCAAGGGGCTGGCGCGGGACGATATGGATGGCAACGACCTGTTTGCACTGATCAGCGCCCTGGCATGGCTTGCGGACCAGCCTCCGCTTGTGCCGCGGGCGGATCACCTCTTCGACATCATATCGGACGCCATTCTCTTGAGGCGGCCCGGCGGGGTTCCGGAAAACCAGCGCGTATAAGCTGCCTGAGAGGATTTGCTCGGCGTCTAGTCGGGCTCATGTGCGGGACTCGCAGTTCCCTGCGGAACGGCGGCGCGATAACGAAGCCCGTCAACCAGCAGCGCGACCAGCCGGCGAGCGGCAGACGGATCTCCATCGCTTGACGGCATGCACAGGCTCGCGACCGCTCGCAAGAGATCATACGGATTTGCGTCGGGCCTTATTTCTCCGGCGGCAACGGCGGCATCGAGCAGCCTTTGCAGCGCAGGCTCGAACCGGCTGTCGAAATAGGCCGGCAACGCTTCGAACGCCGGGTCTCCCGAATGCAGGGCGGCAGCCAGTCCGCGCTTGGCAACGATGAAGTCGACATAGCGTTGCATCCAGCGATCGAGCGCTTCGCCGGGAGGATAGGCTTCCGCGAGACTGGTCGCTGCATCCGCGCAGGCGTCGACCTCACTGCGAAACACCGCCGCAATCAGATCGGAGCGCTGCGGAAAGTTCCGGTAGATCGTCCCGACACCGACACCTGCCTTTTCCGCGATCTCGCGCATCGGCGCCTCAACGCCTGACGTGGCGAACACGTCCCGTGCTGTCCGCACCAGTGTTTCGATGTTGCGCTGCGCATCGGCGCGCACGGTCCGTTCCGACGATCTGCCAGGCATGGATTCCAAAAATTCCCCAATATGCGCTTGTTAAGCGGAACGTTGTTCCGTATATAGACGGAAGACTGTTCCGCTTAATACGCCTTCGGGCTTCAAAAAGCCAGCATAGAAACCCAGCATAGAAACAAGGGGACTTCATCATGTCGGACCAACGCGTTGCTCTCGTCACGGGAGCCACACAAGGCATAGGCCTCCAGATCGCCAAGGATCTGGCTGCAAAAGGTTTGACGGTGATTGTCGGAGCGCGCGATCTCGAAAAGGGCGAG from Martelella sp. NC20 includes these protein-coding regions:
- a CDS encoding NADP-dependent oxidoreductase, which encodes MKRIQYFKYGNPEELALVDVDRPKPGRGQILVQVKAASVNPMDWKIRRGEMKMLSGSQFPRGLGHDFAGIVEAVGPDVDQFRRGDEVFGATTIRQAGAFAEYVVADTNTVGLKPSNVTFEQAATMTVVGSAAWIGLIAKAKLRAGQSVLITGCLGGVGRSAVQIARMQGAIVTGSCRASGREDAQALGVSEVIDYHAFDIGSYRRRFDVIFDTAGALSLRQCGAMLKKGGMSLHIVPTPAKMIGCLLSSRHHLVFANPTPESFAGISEAAEQGNLAPVIGRVVPLSEAIPAIIELEKTGNPKGKLVIAPME
- a CDS encoding TetR/AcrR family transcriptional regulator — encoded protein: MRSDARKNYDHILAVARDLLSGEGADASLRDIARKAGVGDGTLHRHFPTREALLEALLRTRFDALSARAGELARCEQADEALLSWLREAIVVTHSYKGVIAPMVAAIADENSALHSSCVDLRHAGATLLQRAQAKGLARDDMDGNDLFALISALAWLADQPPLVPRADHLFDIISDAILLRRPGGVPENQRV
- a CDS encoding TetR/AcrR family transcriptional regulator yields the protein MPGRSSERTVRADAQRNIETLVRTARDVFATSGVEAPMREIAEKAGVGVGTIYRNFPQRSDLIAAVFRSEVDACADAATSLAEAYPPGEALDRWMQRYVDFIVAKRGLAAALHSGDPAFEALPAYFDSRFEPALQRLLDAAVAAGEIRPDANPYDLLRAVASLCMPSSDGDPSAARRLVALLVDGLRYRAAVPQGTASPAHEPD